The Sabethes cyaneus chromosome 3, idSabCyanKW18_F2, whole genome shotgun sequence DNA window GATTCGGCTCGGAAGACCAATCCGGAGCTTTATGTGGTGGCGGAGCTGTTCACTAACTCGGATTACACAGATAACATCTTCGTTAATCGATTGGGAATTACGTCTCTCATTCGAGGTAAGTAGATGCTAATATTCACGAATAGATACTATTTTCCGGTTCATTTCAGAGGCGCTTTCTGCTTGGGATTCCCATGAGGAAGGTCGTTTAGTTTACCGGTATGGTGGAGCACCGGTCGGTGCCTTTTTCCCCTGTCCGAAGCGTATTTTAGCTCCAAGCATTGCACATGCACTATTTATGGATCTTACACATGACAACCCGTCGGCGGTGGAAAAGCGTTCGATATTTGATTTAATTCCATCATCTGCCTTGGTGGCAATGGCGTGCTGTGCCACCGGCAGTAATCGTGGCTACGACGAATTAGTCCCTCATCACGTAAGTTTACTTTTAATACAGTCAATTTTAGGGGTAAAGGGGAGAGGGAATTACAGATTTGGGAAAACAAGACGTCAAGTCACCTAATGTAATATTTCGTGGTGATAATATCACAGAACTCATTAAAACAACCAACTAAAAATAAGATACTTATTAGATGTCATttcttttaacatttttgtaatttatttgaTTCTTTAACAGATCCACGTGGTCGACGAAGAACGCCAGTACCAGGAATGGGGCAAGCAGGTCAGCAAGGATACCGGTATCGTTGCCGTCAAGGAAGCGCTCAATCTGCTGCACGGTGGTCTGGCGACTCGTGGCTTCGATCAGGTGTTTGTGGATCAAATGCACCCGGACATCGTGGCCGTGACCCGTCATTCGACCCTGAACCATGAAACCGTCATTCTGGTGGCGCATTCTGCTTTCGGTTATCCCGACCCGTGGGCCGGTCCGACTGGCGTGCGATCGCTGCGTTTCGAGGGAAATTTAATGGAGATAATCTTCGAAGTGCAGATTTACAAGAAGTTTGTTGGCACTCAGCTCAATGTTATTAAATAATAATCTAATTTTGGTTTATTTTTCCGCAGAACCGGTCACACATTCGATCGCCCAACGGAATTCACAAAGGACGAACAGTACATCAATGGAGTGAATGAATACGTGATTGATTTCCGCAAAAATCTGAAATTGGAGGAATCGGATATCTTCCGAAAGGATGCCGTTATCGATGGCAACACTACACAGTTGGAATTTGTCAATTTGAAACCTGGCTCAATTGTAGCTATTCGGGTGGCAATGAAGGACAACGTTAAGCCACCCTTCGAGAATCTGCAGGGTTTGGTGCGTGAGTTCCACCAGGACAAGGGATCGCGTTACGCCGAGCTGCAGCACATTCTATCCAAGCTAGATTTGGTCGATTTTAACAACTTACTCTACTGTTGTGCCGAAGAGGAACGAGACAACGGTGGAGGGCCGTACAATGTGGCCGGTTACGGTGATTTAGTTTACTCGGGATTGCAAGGCATGGTCTCAATTCTTAGCGATATTGGACCAAACAATGATCTGGGACATCCATTTGCCAACAATTTGCGAAACGGAGATTGGTTGATTGGTAAAATCTTCAACTAAATAGTGGTTTTAAAACGTATCaaataattttgttaattttttagattATTGCGCGCAACGCTTGACCAAGTACCCAAACTTAGTGCCGGTGAGCAACTGGCTGACGAAGAACCTCGCTCCGCTGAAGGAAATCCCGCGCTACATGATCCCCAGCTATTTCGACGTGATTCTAACGGGCGTTCAGCGAATGGCCATCGATGCCGCGTGCAACCTCATGACGGACTTCGTACGTCACGGGTCCAACTTCGGGCGCCGTTTGGCGCTGGGGTCGGTGCAGTGCATCCGCGTTGCTCCATCCGCTAATCTGCCGAAGCTTAGTCCGACCGTCAACGAACCGAAGCCTCCCCAGCAGTGTGCCACACTGGCTGCTGGGCTGCCGCACTTCGCCACCGGGTATATGCGTTGTTGGGGTCGGGACACGTTTATTGCCCTGCCTGGTTTGATGTTCCTCACCGGTCGGTTCAATGAAGCACGTTACATGATTCTCGGATTTGGAGGCTGCCTtcggcatggtctgattccaaaCCTACTGGACGGTGGCATGAATGCTCGCTTCAACTGCCGCGATGCCATCTGGTGGTGGCTCTATACGATTAAATTGTACGTCGAAGAGGCGCCCAATGGCAAAGCCATCTTGAAGGATAAGGTCTCCCGACTGTACCCCACGGATGATTGCGAGGCAAAACTACCGGGAGAGTGTGTAAGTAGTCTGATTGAAGTTACACACTTATTTTGTGGTGGTTGACTAATTTAAAATTTCAGGACCAAATGCTGTATGAAACAATTCAGGAAGCATTGCGTGTACACTTCCAGGGCCTATGCTATCGGGAACGTAACGCCGGCTCGCGTATCGATGCACACATGAAGGACAAGGGCTTCAACAATCGTATTGGAATCGACCCTGAAACTGGATTCGTGTTCGGTGGAAACAATGCCAACTGTGGCACTTGGATGGATAAAATGGGATCCAGTGATAAGGCAGGCAATAGAGGAATCCCGTCTACCCCTAGAGACGGGTCTGCCGTTGAGCTGGTAGGATTACAGATGGCGGGCTTGAGATTTATGCAGCGAATGGCTGAGGAAAAAGTTATACCGTTCAATTCAGTGGAACGCACTTCCAACAACGGTACTAAGACCGTTTGGACCTACAAAGAATGGGCCAACAAAATTGCTGCCAACTTCGAAAAACATTTCTACGTAGATGAAAGCAGTGATAGCAAGTACGTGAATAAGAAGGGAATGTATAAGGATACATTGGGATCGGAGATCCCTTGGATGGACTACCAATTGCGTTGCAATTTCCCAATCGCTTTGGTTGCTGCACCTGAACTATGCGATCCAAAACACGCTTGGAG harbors:
- the LOC128744452 gene encoding glycogen debranching enzyme isoform X2 produces the protein MSEQSASIKLAIHHNDKGEGTLYRLKKNALVHVHPGASLLGRRVAIFCNYPSDGQDFDRKRYTQLQWFSPTGTQLTASEAKFLPIKDIDCYCTVHLTRSGAYHFYIVYEDQKGTESQGGLYVQVEPHLTVGKGDAQTHLPLEAIRCQTVISKLMGPISSWEAKLQVTKESGYNLVHFTPIQELGGSRSAYSLKNQLKVNPEFKNDKDRDVSFDDVEKVVKKMREDWGIASICDIVLNHTANESIWIREYPECSYNCFTCPHLRPAFLLDAVLAKFGEDVAAGLLEHVGVPKVVETAEHLQAIRWQLQSNYLPQVKLHELYQCNVDKYLSKFNEEASKHSPTPVQQVPDGDIVVKQDPEYRRLGSVIDFDRAMKIYNVFRQDCFDEDSRKRKCAEVFRARLQWLNEEIRKEIQGHLDYAIENCLAGARYERVQADGPQVKGISLKYPLFMKYFTQYGIQGKSLKDVEEMMYIEPGKVFMAHNGWVINGDPLKDFARPQGGTSNVYIRRELIAWGDSVKLRYGDKPEDSPYLWKHMKEYVDTTARIFDGVRLDNCHSTPLHVAEWLLDSARKTNPELYVVAELFTNSDYTDNIFVNRLGITSLIREALSAWDSHEEGRLVYRYGGAPVGAFFPCPKRILAPSIAHALFMDLTHDNPSAVEKRSIFDLIPSSALVAMACCATGSNRGYDELVPHHIHVVDEERQYQEWGKQVSKDTGIVAVKEALNLLHGGLATRGFDQVFVDQMHPDIVAVTRHSTLNHETVILVAHSAFGYPDPWAGPTGVRSLRFEGNLMEIIFEVQIYKKTGHTFDRPTEFTKDEQYINGVNEYVIDFRKNLKLEESDIFRKDAVIDGNTTQLEFVNLKPGSIVAIRVAMKDNVKPPFENLQGLVREFHQDKGSRYAELQHILSKLDLVDFNNLLYCCAEEERDNGGGPYNVAGYGDLVYSGLQGMVSILSDIGPNNDLGHPFANNLRNGDWLIDYCAQRLTKYPNLVPVSNWLTKNLAPLKEIPRYMIPSYFDVILTGVQRMAIDAACNLMTDFVRHGSNFGRRLALGSVQCIRVAPSANLPKLSPTVNEPKPPQQCATLAAGLPHFATGYMRCWGRDTFIALPGLMFLTGRFNEARYMILGFGGCLRHGLIPNLLDGGMNARFNCRDAIWWWLYTIKLYVEEAPNGKAILKDKVSRLYPTDDCEAKLPGECDQMLYETIQEALRVHFQGLCYRERNAGSRIDAHMKDKGFNNRIGIDPETGFVFGGNNANCGTWMDKMGSSDKAGNRGIPSTPRDGSAVELVGLQMAGLRFMQRMAEEKVIPFNSVERTSNNGTKTVWTYKEWANKIAANFEKHFYVDESSDSKYVNKKGMYKDTLGSEIPWMDYQLRCNFPIALVAAPELCDPKHAWRALENAKKYLLGPLGMKTLDCEDWGYRGNYDNSIDSDDKAVSHGANYHNGPEWVWPIGFYLRARLIFAKANGLLKETVAETWTILQAHLKELQTNHWRGLAELTNESGAYCKDSCRTQAWSMGCVLEVLHDLEKYEKDL
- the LOC128744452 gene encoding glycogen debranching enzyme isoform X1, yielding MQLLRKINSFLNAEALPLASQKETMSEQSASIKLAIHHNDKGEGTLYRLKKNALVHVHPGASLLGRRVAIFCNYPSDGQDFDRKRYTQLQWFSPTGTQLTASEAKFLPIKDIDCYCTVHLTRSGAYHFYIVYEDQKGTESQGGLYVQVEPHLTVGKGDAQTHLPLEAIRCQTVISKLMGPISSWEAKLQVTKESGYNLVHFTPIQELGGSRSAYSLKNQLKVNPEFKNDKDRDVSFDDVEKVVKKMREDWGIASICDIVLNHTANESIWIREYPECSYNCFTCPHLRPAFLLDAVLAKFGEDVAAGLLEHVGVPKVVETAEHLQAIRWQLQSNYLPQVKLHELYQCNVDKYLSKFNEEASKHSPTPVQQVPDGDIVVKQDPEYRRLGSVIDFDRAMKIYNVFRQDCFDEDSRKRKCAEVFRARLQWLNEEIRKEIQGHLDYAIENCLAGARYERVQADGPQVKGISLKYPLFMKYFTQYGIQGKSLKDVEEMMYIEPGKVFMAHNGWVINGDPLKDFARPQGGTSNVYIRRELIAWGDSVKLRYGDKPEDSPYLWKHMKEYVDTTARIFDGVRLDNCHSTPLHVAEWLLDSARKTNPELYVVAELFTNSDYTDNIFVNRLGITSLIREALSAWDSHEEGRLVYRYGGAPVGAFFPCPKRILAPSIAHALFMDLTHDNPSAVEKRSIFDLIPSSALVAMACCATGSNRGYDELVPHHIHVVDEERQYQEWGKQVSKDTGIVAVKEALNLLHGGLATRGFDQVFVDQMHPDIVAVTRHSTLNHETVILVAHSAFGYPDPWAGPTGVRSLRFEGNLMEIIFEVQIYKKTGHTFDRPTEFTKDEQYINGVNEYVIDFRKNLKLEESDIFRKDAVIDGNTTQLEFVNLKPGSIVAIRVAMKDNVKPPFENLQGLVREFHQDKGSRYAELQHILSKLDLVDFNNLLYCCAEEERDNGGGPYNVAGYGDLVYSGLQGMVSILSDIGPNNDLGHPFANNLRNGDWLIDYCAQRLTKYPNLVPVSNWLTKNLAPLKEIPRYMIPSYFDVILTGVQRMAIDAACNLMTDFVRHGSNFGRRLALGSVQCIRVAPSANLPKLSPTVNEPKPPQQCATLAAGLPHFATGYMRCWGRDTFIALPGLMFLTGRFNEARYMILGFGGCLRHGLIPNLLDGGMNARFNCRDAIWWWLYTIKLYVEEAPNGKAILKDKVSRLYPTDDCEAKLPGECDQMLYETIQEALRVHFQGLCYRERNAGSRIDAHMKDKGFNNRIGIDPETGFVFGGNNANCGTWMDKMGSSDKAGNRGIPSTPRDGSAVELVGLQMAGLRFMQRMAEEKVIPFNSVERTSNNGTKTVWTYKEWANKIAANFEKHFYVDESSDSKYVNKKGMYKDTLGSEIPWMDYQLRCNFPIALVAAPELCDPKHAWRALENAKKYLLGPLGMKTLDCEDWGYRGNYDNSIDSDDKAVSHGANYHNGPEWVWPIGFYLRARLIFAKANGLLKETVAETWTILQAHLKELQTNHWRGLAELTNESGAYCKDSCRTQAWSMGCVLEVLHDLEKYEKDL